Part of the Phocoena phocoena chromosome 8, mPhoPho1.1, whole genome shotgun sequence genome, CTGTCTTATACTTACAAGATGAATATTTAATTAGAGAGAACAAGACTGTGCATCCAACCTGCATTTCTTACAGATTTACCCAATAATGGAAAGGTCAATCCGCACACGTATTGCCCTCATTATCTGCAACACAGAGTTTGAAAATCTTCCCAGGAGAGATGGAGCTGATGTTGATATCAGAAACATGAAGATGCTACTAGAAGGTCTGGGGTACAGTGTGGATGTGAAAGAAAATCTCACCGCTTCGGTAATGTCTGTCATAATGTAGAGACAATGGTCATGACCTTTATATTCCTAAATATGTTAGAAAGATTGGTTGTAGAACCAGAAACTTAATCTCTCGACAGTCTAAAATCTAAATTTGTTCTTGTAGGGTACTTCATACTTCTAAcctagagtctttttttttttttttttttaacctggagtCTTTTAGCAAGGGTCTGGTAAAAATTTTAACTGGGAAGTGTTCTATTAATTCAATAATGtccacagccaaataaataaataaataaatagtcccTTACATTCTACTAGAAATCCCTGAATGGCATCCCATAACACTTTCTTCACCTTTCTGTGAATTGAAacttaaattttccttttgtatttcattgattttcatatCATTCAGCAATTCCTTAATGTCTCTATTGGATTCCAAGGTGCCATGATAACCAATCACATAGTTCAAAATCAGTGGTATGTCTTTTTCAGGATATGACTATAGAGCTGAAGGCATTTGCTGCTCGCCCAGAGCACAGGACCTCTGATAGTACTTTTCTGGTTCTCATGTCTCATGGAATCCGGACTGGCGTTTGTGGGAAGAAATACTCTGAAGAAGTCCAAGATGTATTAAAAGTCAACACCATCTTTCAAATTTTGAACACCTGGAATTGTCCAAGTTTGAAAGACAAACCCAAGGTGATCATTATCCAGGCCTGCCGTGGTGGTGAGTGCTGATGTCTGTTAGAACACAGACGCTGAAGTTTTGATCTCATCATCTGTATGTATCTAgtatttttcagttcctttgaGTCTACTCAAAAAAGGCCACAATCTTTTTTGGTGATGGTAGATGTTCTTTGACATTACAAACAAGATTGTAGCTTCTATGAATTGTATGACTGGTTGGAAAATATTTGTTCCATTTTCAACTGAGATACCACTTTTAATCTTAAGACTTTGATACTTGGTTGAGATACTTGGATGGGATATATTCATTTGAGGGTTAGGAGAGATAAGATGAGCCTCTTAAGATAAGCGTTGTTGAAAAGATAGTTTTTGAAAGTTATGTGTGTATCTGCATGTGAATTAAATCTAATGacaaataaattagtaaatatgGTTGAACAGATGTTTAGGGGAGAAAGTTCTCTTGACTATTAATAGTAACAAGGGACCAAATCTTGTCTTTCCAGAGAATCAAGGGGTGGTATGGCTAAAAGATTCAGTAGAAGCTTCTGGAAACTGTTCCTTATTGTCTCCAGAAGATTTTGAGGATGATGCCATTAAGAAAGCCCACGTAGAGAAGGATTTTATTGCTTTCTGCTCTTCAACACCAGGTAATGGGTATCTGTATAAGACATGTTTGTGGGCATTACCAATGCAGAAACTCACAACCATCCATTAGAGTGTGAATATCTGTGTTGAACTTTTCATGAGACTCTTAAAGACTAACTCAAGCCTTCCTTTCAGTTACACCTTCAATTCCCCTTATCCATGGAGaccaaataaatatacatatatttttactaaattaGTAACTAGTAAACTCCCATGTTGCAAAATATTTTCctggactgtgagaaataaatagaaacatatcTACACTGAAGTAAATTAGAATCTGACTCCACATACCAAAAGGTCTACATTTTGGGATCACTCAACAGTTCAATTTGCCTAGACAAGTATTATAAAACTGTGGTATCTATAAAAGGGgtaaggagaaggagaaaagcagaCAAATCATATTGGGTCCCTAAGTTAAAGTTGTTTCAACCAGAAATATGgagtttatgaaacagaaacaacctGAATGATTCTAAATCTAGGTTTTAGATTAAGAGTACTGCCAATTATATTTTGACTCTGGCATTTAGTACTCTGTATGTagcttctctgggctttctttgaATTCCTCACTAATATATGTGAATACAAATAtcattgttgtaaggattaaatgagataataaatatgaaatattgagCATGACAGAGTAAAGTGCACATTAAATGATGGCAACTATTAAAGATGTTTCTATGTTGTAACTTAATTCAAGGTTTTACCTTGAGTTACTTTCCATATAAAGGtttaaataaaagtcatccactATGCTTTGGAATTTCTTGGACATTGACATTCTCTTGATTACTTCCAACCTTAAAGACTTGCCTCTGATCAAATAGTTTcatttccagattattttctatAATAAGGTGCCATCTCTCTGGAGATAGCCTGCTTTTTGCATTCTGTTgatcataactttttaaaaaaaatctttattgcagtataattgctttacaatggtgtgttagtttctgctttataacaaagtgaatcagctgtacatgtacatatatcctcatatctccgccctcttgcgtctccctcccaccttccctatcccacacctctagttggacacaaagcaccgagcttatctccctgtaccatgtggctgcttcccactagctatctattctacatttggcagtgtatatatgtccatgacactctctcacttcgtgtGTTGACTATATCTTGATGtagaaatcaatttttttcaacaattGAAAACAATGACACTAAGCAAAACCTCCACACATTTACCATTTGTGTATATTTAGCAGACTTAATATTAgacataactatttttttttaatcctttgatCCCAGCCTTCCACAAGAGATTTACCTCTGGCAATTATAGACTTTGTAGACCCCTGTCTTCTTGTCATCTATCTTGGtgatttctgtctccttttcATTCACTTTCCTTACCCTCCTTTCCAGATGATTCATAGAAACTCCAGTTCAGTTGTCTTCAGTTTCCAAAAGTAAACCTAGCTTCACTTCTCTGGTATTAATCCCAATTACATTGTATGTAGTGCTCTTCTGAAGAAAAGGGACCTTCCCCTACCTAATTTCACAAAGAACTTACAGAGATACCAGCCTGCAACTCTCTCCCACCTACTTCCTTTAACTGGAACCAGCTTCATAAGACAGTTGTAGTTTTAGACAAGATATTAATCCATTACTATTTTACCTTTTATTACCATGTTTATTGGCAAAAAGGTTTTTAAAGCATGTAACCATGTTAAATGCACAGCTATTGATACTTTTCTTATATATTCCTTTGCATAACTTTAAAATGGCTTATAACTTCTATGTCCCTACTATTTTgtataattattctttttcaatgtCTTTTCCATAAGACTGTTTTGTCCTCCAATAGAATATGATCTTTCcttcttaaattttttctaaGTATGTATTTCTTTGCTGTTGGTACCATTTTCatatttagttaatattttctttgtctaaaTACCTTATGGTCagtattatttgattttaattaaattataaagtagataaactgaAATATTATTAATATGATTACTTTGTATAGACTGGGTATTATATATCCTATATTCCCCCAGATCCTTGTGATACATTACAtctaatatgaaaatatatctttGTGGCAGAAGTTATTACCCTACCCATTGCAGTCAAAGCCATTGCATTTCAGAACATATAATTAACTATCAAGTCACTAAGTAGTACTCCTGGGATCCACACTCAGGTATTTCTTTCTCAAAGCCCAGTCACTCCCTTCCACCCCATTCTGCCTTTCTCTCCTTGTCTACTAGACTTGTGTTTCCTTGAACTCAGAGACTGTGCTGTCCTAACATCTATACCTTATATAGCATACTTCACATGACTTTAACTATTGTCAAGTATCAGTGAAAATATACACACTAAATGATGAAtatattcactttaaaatggcaTACAGTCTGTAGGAAACAACATAAACTCAACATCCTGCCTCAGCTGGAATAGAAATCCTAGAACTCTATTTTTGTGGTCAGGCAAGACCTTGCATGAAATTTGGAATGTGCTTTCTTCACAGATAATGTTTCTTGGCGACATCCTGTATTGggttctctttttattattaaactcATTGAACATTTGCAAGAATATGCCTGGTTTTGTGACCTGGAAGAAATTTTCCGAAAGGTAGGTGCTAGATACTTCTTACACTCTACTTACCTGTTTGTTCTAACTCTCTATGGAGCAGCTCTGGACATGTTTTTCTACTAAAAACTGCTCTCCATTTCAAATGAGTTTTGAGGGTCTTTGGTGAGTCAGCCAATCTGGAAGCCAGTTCCAAGTTTTGTGACCTAGAAACCCCCTAGAAGATAATCAATTATTTGAACTCCTCTCTTTTCTGAGTAGACAAATGAGTGGACTTTAATTTGCTTGTATTCATATCTATTAGATTCAGTAGCTTTTAAAAGCATGGTCATTCCATCTTAGATGTGTATTGCTGATCTGTACAGAGGcacaaactttttgtttttatcacttATTTTGCTATACTTTTTGCAATTTTTCCAGCATAAGTGAAAATCCTtctactcaggaaaaaaaaaaaatctacagacctTCTTTTACTTTTAGGTTCGATTTTCATTTGAGCTGCCAGATGGTAGGGCACAGATGCCCACGGCTGAAAGAGTGACTTTGACAAGATGTTTCTACCTCTTTCCAGGATATTAAAAAAGTAAGTTGTagggaaaggtgtgtgtgtgtagtatgggTGGGGCGAGGTTGAGGGAAGAGTGCTGAACTACATCCTGGTCAAGATCTCAAGGTCTAATATAATAAACAGTGGATAATGAAAGGATGCCTTTCTGTTGTTTAGTACAGAGCACACTGCACTCCTCTCAGAGTTCTTCAGAGATAGATGGCCCTTTCTCAAGGTTAGCTGATATAGATTGAGAGGTGGCCAGAGATGATGAAAGCTCAGTTTTAGATGTTCCTCCCCTTTACCTCAGCAGGGCAATATTAGACACAACATGGGCTCTTCCCTCTTATGAGTCTGTGTGACCCCTTGGTGGAGTGATTTTATAACTTGAATTTCTTTTAgtagaattcatttttttcttttatttcctcttccttttctttaggaAGCCAGGAGTTCTGCCACTGTATACATGTTTTGGGATCCTGTCAGCAGAAAAGagacatttctttaaacattccaataaatctgaaataaaaatgaaaggctgtctttttttttttttttttttttaccactcttAGAAGGCAGGGGATGGAATTTGGAGCAAGTAATGGATTTGGAGTCTTTAGACTTCATAAGAACTGAACTGGCTAACACCATTCTTTCCTTCTAGAAAGCATTTGCTAGACTTTCTGCTTTAGGAATACAGAAAAAATTACAGTAGGTACCTGACTTCAAAGAATTTAGAGCTCAACAAGAGATTCAGAGAAGGTAATGTGATAAGTAACTTATCCAAAATCCCAGAATTTAGGATGAAAAAGTCATGACTACAGTTTATGTAATTCTAACCCTTCCTTAATGAATTTCAGGAATACAaagtaagttttttctttttctaatttgggTATAGtcggtttacaatgttgtgttagattctgctgtacaaagaagtgaatcagctatatgtatacatatattctctccctcttggatctccctcccacctccccgctTCCCACCCATCTACGTCACTGCAGTGCAGGAACTCCCTGCACTGTACAGCAGGTttccattagctatctgttttgcaCAGGGCAGTGCACGTACATCAATaccaatctccaaattcatctcATGCCCCCTCCTCTCACaatgtccacatgtccgttctctatgtctgcatcctTATTCCTGACCTGCAAAtacgttcatctgtaccacttttctagattccacatatatgcgttaatgtatgatatttgttttcctctttctgacttacttcactctgtatgacagtctctaggtacatccacatctctaaaaatgacccaattctgttcctttttacgACTGAGTGATATGCCattttgtatatgtaccacatcttctttatccattcatctgccgatggacatttaggttgcttccatgtcctggctattgtaaatagtgcttcaatgaatattggggtgcaggtgtctttttaaattatgggtttctcatggtatatgctcagtagtgggactactgggtcatatggtagttatattttttggtttcttaaggaacctccataatattctccaaagcagctgcatcaatttacattcccatcaacagtataagagggttcccttttttccacaccttctacatcatttattgtttgtagattttttgatgatggccattctgaccagtgtgaggtgagatctcattgtagttttgatctgcatttctctaataattagtgatgttaagcatcttttcatgtgctttttttgatattgagctgcatgagctgtttgtatattgaAGATTAAtgccttgtcagttgctttgtttacaaatattttctcctattctgagggctgtcttttttgtctcatttatggttttctttgctgtacaaaagctttaagttttACTAGGTTCCATTtgttggttttgtgtgtgtgtgtttttattttcattactctaggaagtgagtcaaaaatgatcttgctgtgatttatgtcaaagagtgttctttctatgttttcctctaagagttttatagtttcccatcttacatttaggtttttaatctattttaagtttatttttgtgtatggtgttagggagtgttgtaagttcattcttttatatgtagctgtccagttttccaggcaccatttattgaagagactgtcttttctctattttatattcttgcctactttgttgtGGATTAGGTGCtcataggtgtgtgtgtttgtctctgggctttctatcctgttactctgatctgtatttctgtttctctgccagtgctgtagctttgcttttactgtagctttgtagtacagtctgaagacagggaacctcattcctccagctctctttttctttctcaacattgctttggctattcagggtctttgttattccatacaaattgtgaatttttttattctagttctgtgaaaaatgccattggtggtttgatagggattgcattgaatctgtaggttgtttggggtagtgtagtcattttcacattattgattcttccaatccaagaacatggtatatctctccatctgtttgtgtcatctttgatttctttcatcaatgtcttatagttttttgcatactggtcttttacttccttagtcagctttattcctgggtattttattgtttttgtttcaatggtacaTGAGATTTTTccccttaacttctctttctgatttttcattgttagtgtataggaatgcaagatatttttgtgcattaattttgtaacctgaaacttttccaaattcattcattagctctagtagttttctggtggcatctttaggattttctatgaataatgtcatgtcatctgcaaacagtgacagttttacttcttcttttccaatttggattccttttatttatttttcttctgtgattgccatggctaggacttccaaaattatcttgaataagagtggtgagagaggacatccttgtctttttcctgatcttagaggaaatgcttccagtgtttcaccattgagaatgatgtttgctatgggtttgttgtatatggcctttattatgttaaggtaggttccctctatgcccactttctggagagtttttattatgggttttgaattctgtcaaaagctttttctgcatctattaagatgattgtatgatttttcttctttaatttgtcaatatggtgtatcacattgattgagacagaagaatgaataagtgagctggaacaatggaaataactgccaaggcacagaataaagaaaaaaaagaatggaaagaaataaggacagtctcagagacatctacaacaacactaaatgcaccaacattcaaattataggggtcccagaagaagaagagaaaaagaaatagtctgagaaaatatttaaagagattatagtagaaaacttccctaatatgggaaaggaaatagccacccaagttcaggaagtgcagagtcccatgcagcataaacccaaggagaaacatgctgagacacacattaatcaaaataacaaaaataaaattcaaagaaaaaaatatttaaagtagtaagggaaaaacaaaaaataacatataaaggaatccccataaggttatcagctgatttttcagcagaaactctgcaatccagaaggaagtggcaggatatacttaaagtgatgaaagagaaaaacctacaaccaagaatactctacccagcaaggctgtcACTCAgagttgacagagaaatcaaaagctttacagagaagcaaacactaagaaaattcagcaccatcaatccagctttaaaacaaatgccaaagaaacttctctaggctggaaacacaagagaagaagaagaaaaagacctacaaaaacaaaaaccccaaagcaaaaaacaaatgataataagaacatacatatcgataataccttaaatgtaagtggattaaatgctccaaccaaaaggcacagactggatgaatggataccaaaataagacccatatatatactgtgtaCAAGAATCCCactttggggcttccttggtggcacagtggttgagagtctgcctgctgattcaggggacatgagtttatgccccagtctgggaagatcccacatgtcatggagcagctgggcccatgagccatggcctctgaccctgtacgtccggagcctgtgctctgcaacaggaggagaggccacaaaagtgagaggcccgtgtactgcaaaaaaaaaaaaaaaaagaatcccatattggacccagagacacatacagactgaaactgaggggatggaaaaagattttccatgcaaatggaaatcaaaataaacctggagtaacaatactcatatcggataaactagattttaaaataaagactgttataagagacaaggaaggatactacataaagatcaaaggatcaatccaagaagaagatataacaattataaatatttatgaacccaacataggagcacctcaatacataaggcaaatgctaagtgccataaaacgggaaagttacagtaacacaatactagtGGGGGTCTCTAACACctgacttacaccaatggatagatcatgcagacagaaaataaataaggaaacaaaaactttaaatgacacagtagagcAGATAagcttaactgatatttataggacattctatccaaaagcaacagaatacacattcttctgaaatgcacatggaacattctccaggactgatcacatgctgggccgcAAAGTGAGTctcagtatatttaagaaaattaaaagcatatcaagcatcttttatgaccaAAACACAAGGAACTTAGGAATCCAGTACAAGAAAAaactttaagaaacaaaacacaaggagGGTAAACCATATGCTAGTAACCAACCAAAGGATCATTGAAGAGatcaaatcaaaaaatacctagagacaaatgaaaatgaaagcacaccCACCCAAAACTTATTGGATGtggcaaaagcatttctaacagggaagtttatagcaatacaatcttacctcagagaacaagaaaaatcacaaataaacaacctatctttacacctgaagcaactagaagaagaacaaacaaaacccaaagttagtagaaggaaagaaatcataaagatcagagcagaaataaatgaaatagatataaagaacacaatagaaaatatcagtgaaactaaaagctggttctttgaaaagataaacaaaattgataaacctttagccaggttcatcaagaaaaaaaacagagagggctcaaattactaaaattagaaatgaaagaggagaaattacaactgacactgcagaaatacaaaggctcataagAGCCCACTACAAGCGAccataagccaataaaatggacaacctggaagaaatggacaaattcttagaaaggtacaaccttctgagactgaaccaggaagaaacgaaaaatataaagagactgattacaagtaatgaaattgaaactgcaattaaaaaccttccaagaaacaaaagtccaggaccagatggattcacaggtgaattctatcaaacatttggagaagagctaacacccatccttctcaaactcttccaaaaaactgcagaggaaggaacactcccaaactcattctaaaaggccaccatcaccctgataccaaaaccagacaaagatatcacactaaaaagaaaattacagaccaatatcactgatgaacatagatgcaaaagtactcaacaaaatactagcaaacataatctaacaacacattaaaaggatcatacaccatgatcaagtgaggtttatcccagggatacaaggattcttcaatatacaaagTAATTTGATTCAACTCTAGGTACATAGTAGTTTATAGTCTTATTGATAAGATGGGACAGTCAACAAACATGAAACAATCAGCAGACAGTACATGACACCCTATGAATAAATGCTAGGGTGACTTGTATGCAAAACAATGTTCCTGTGTGGTGCACAGATAATGAGTTTGGGGTGAAGTTTTCACTTAGCAAGGTTAGACTTAGGAAGAACTGGAAAAACTACTCTTTTACTTGCAAATATGAGCCttttctaatcctaacccgttaaCAATGAAGGtgaatttgtcctttttttttttttggacttgtCAAAAatacacctattttttttttttattggcgtacatatatattttttggagtagagttgatttacgatgttgtgttagtgtcaggtgtacagcaaagtgaatcaggtgtacatatacatatatccactcttttttagattcttttcccatataggttattacagaatattaactagagtcccctgtgctatacagtaggtccttattagttatctattttatctatagcaatgtgtatatgttaatctcaatctcctaatttatccctcccaccccctttcacctttggtaaccataagtttgtttactacttctgtgactatttctgttttgtaaataagttcatttgtaccattttttttcaatttcacatataagtgataccatatgatatttctttcttgtctgacttacttcacttagtatgatttgcagcagcatggatggacctagaatttCTGACCTTTTCAAGACCTTCAAGTTGAGCAtttcatagtctttttttttttccccctttcactAACAgttcttctggatatatatctttTGTATTATCACACAATCATTCTACTACAGCCTGAGACTACTTCTATGGTCAGTCTTTGTtcagaatataacaaaaagggaGGTGAATAGTCACCCtcagtaaaaattaaatgttgaGGGAAGCTTAGGCAGTTAAAGAAAATCATGAAAGGAATGGAGGCAAGGGTTCAGAACTtatttccaataaaaatgtaagatGATAGGGAGATGAAGAGGGAATAATACCACCATGATCAGCACAGTTAAAACAGGAAACTAAAGTTATTTGGGTAATCCTTATCCGGAAATGAAAGGGAACCTGTTAGTTTTAACTTCTTCATGATTTGCACTTGTAGCTGAGCAAAGGAGAAATACTGAGAGATCAAaagcagaaagacagagagaacgAGGTGTggagaaataaggaaagaaaaagaaaatgagggaaaaaaacagtcaGAGGTTCCAACATaggttggaaaatattttgtcaattcatttttttttcttccaaaaggaagaaataatcctTCCCAAAGGACTGGGAAATCCATTTGCTGACTACAGGGGACTTCCTGACAGTGAACGCAGAAGTTCTGAGCAGCAGTTTCCCAATCTATGATTAGGAGTCCCTGCCCCCTGAATGGAGGAAGTGTCCAGTAACTTTCATTTTCAAGCCTGTGCTCTTCTCAAGGCATCAGGAAGGGACTACGGTTGTTACATATGGCTGGTGAGTAAGGGTCCTTTCCTAGCTGAGGGTCAGGAACTTGGGTCTTAGAAAACACTTATTAATTGCTTTGTGACCGGAAGAAATATACAAGAGAAGTGAGCCAATCCTGTGCAAGCTAAATTCTCCTTATTAGCTCTGTGTAACTTGAACTGGGGGACACTGTCTCGGAGATACTAAGGAGAGTATGGTGTCCAGATTACCTCAGAGCCAGGAAgaagttatttccttttttgcagCTCCTGGTTATCAAAGTGAAGGGTGGATAAAGACAAATAGAGTAAGTTATTTATGTGTGAGAAAACTCTGAAAATTCCTAAATGCACTCTGAAATCTTCTCAGCTTCCTCTTGATTCCATAAAATTGTCCCCGTAATCAGATAAGTGAGTCTTTGAATTCCCACCCCCCCCCTTACTATATCCTATATTGAATTATGCTCTTTGTCTTTGTAAAGTAACTACATTTTCCTCCCATTCTAGCTGTGGTGCTAACTACTCTAGCACAATATTTCTTGGATTGCTATCACAGTTTTTAACTGGTCTCCCTATCTCCAGGATTTAACCCTCCTATCCATACTGCATACTGCTTTCAGGTCACATATCTTACGCACAGAAACTGGAAAGTATAAGAGATGGAATCATTGGCTATTTATGTAGCTAGTATTCAGGTATATCATATCACTTCTTTttgaatttagaattttatttaatttatttttttttttatgtagcaagttcttattagttatccattttaaacatattagtgtatatatcacttctttggcttcattttcttattttgaaaaggaagaggtTCAACTAGATCAGTGGTTTCTAAACCTTACAACAAATCTAAATAATCTGTAGAC contains:
- the CASP1 gene encoding caspase-1, with product MADKVLKEKRKLFVHSVGMGTINGLLDELLEKRVLNQGEMEKVRDENATVMDKARALIDSVIRKGPQACQICISHIREDDSLLAGTLGLSSGSQSGNYLNTQESQVVVPPFPAPQAMQDNPVKLASSGPGGNLKLCPLETAQRIWKEKSAEIYPIMERSIRTRIALIICNTEFENLPRRDGADVDIRNMKMLLEGLGYSVDVKENLTASDMTIELKAFAARPEHRTSDSTFLVLMSHGIRTGVCGKKYSEEVQDVLKVNTIFQILNTWNCPSLKDKPKVIIIQACRGENQGVVWLKDSVEASGNCSLLSPEDFEDDAIKKAHVEKDFIAFCSSTPDNVSWRHPVLGSLFIIKLIEHLQEYAWFCDLEEIFRKVRFSFELPDGRAQMPTAERVTLTRCFYLFPGY